In a single window of the Papaver somniferum cultivar HN1 chromosome 8, ASM357369v1, whole genome shotgun sequence genome:
- the LOC113303021 gene encoding uncharacterized protein LOC113303021, with amino-acid sequence MVTEEESEKRIQSIMDNIFRTPKSKSITSVSGKETSKRKRGDSTNESSESSNSTGGVLSVGRFKRPAILCGSSLSSEAPLCRPWDRSDLLRRLATFKSMTWFGKPKAVSAINCALRGWINVEMDIIACEACGSRLLFSTPSSWSRQQIEKAAAVFSLKLDSGHKLLCPWIDNACEERLAQFPPTTPPALAHSYKERSSALLQLSALPKVSSSAIDYMRSLQLESFLEETSTLEIGLGEASAVTYFGSVDGRLDSNLYYQALKLIALCGWEIRTLPYAVDCDVPTQSSANIRPEESSLQVLNQKRNSVIMSSTTGGDETDIDEERQSLSELQSDPASSVLDCRLCGASVGLWAFSTIRRPLEMFRLIGSSEVNGREDPGNYSLIGNTSGVGGPREEAHVASNGIMSTVASLKEKPLSLNLSIAGGPSPAKQNYRATVSLPVMSRHFRSVSSKSDVRDRTSCALDNTNSIQEKDHTYNTPCVQIAQTDVRSDKRKTTEFGSDVQSRLNSEFNEVDPHRNEINSDTQERDCLGIGSDISLLVCEAGNNVTSSVDANADSAGKKDSKIVDEGANVQKSLEMQITTPSAHCSGKEVEEAQLDHAVEFDPIKQHRHFCPWIISTGNVAPGWQQTLKALDHEKNPSHLTITSSPPSTPMLELDDPITSIRKLFTSPSSTKRKKVT; translated from the exons ATGGTAACAGAAGAAGAATCAGAGAAAAGGATTCAGTCAATCATGGACAACATCTTTCGAACTCCTAAATCAAAATCCATCACAAG TGTTTCTGGGAAAGAAACTTCCAAGAGAAAAAGAGGGGATTCTACAAATGAATCATCTGAATCAAGTAATTCAACTGGGGGTGTTCTTTCAGTGGGAAGATTTAAGCGTCCTGCTATTCTGTGTGGGTCGTCATTGTCTTCAGAAGCTCCGTTATGTAGACCATGGGATAGAAGTGATCTTTTGAGAAGATTAGCGACATTCAAGTCAATGACCTGGTTTGGAAAACCTAAG GCAGTAAGTGCCATAAATTGTGCACTGAGAGGCTGGATCAATGTGGAGATGGACATAATAGCTTGCGAGGCTTGTGGATCACGTCTCCTTTTCTCCACCCCTTCATCCTGGTCAAGGCAACAGA TTGAGAAAGCAGCAGCTGTGTTCAGCTTAAAGCTCGATAGTGGACACAAATTACTGTGCCCTTGGATTGATAATGCGTGCGAAGAGAGATTAGCACAGTTCCCGCCAACTACCCCCCCAGCTTTAGCTCATAGCTACAAAGAACGCTCCTCTGCACTATTGCAACTATCAGCTCTACCCAAGGTTTCTTCTTCAGCAATCGATTACATGAGGAGCCTTCAACTGGAGAGTTTTCTGGAAGAAACATCAACTCTAGAAATTGGTCTTGGAGAAGCTTCTGCAGTTACCTACTTTGGTAGTGTAGATGGAAGACTTGATTCAAACTTGTATTACCAG GCTTTAAAACTCATTGCTTTATGTGGATGGGAAATTCGTACACTACCATATGCGGTTGACTGCGATGTCCCCACTCAATCTTCAGCAAATATCCGTCCCGAGGAGTCCTCATTACAGGTTCTAAATCAAAAAAGAAACAGCGTAATTATGAGCTCGACAACTGGTGGTGATGAGACGGATATTGATGAGGAACGACAATCTCTTAGTGAATTACAATCTGATCCAGCATCTTCTGTTTTGGACTGTAGGCTTTGTGGGGCTAGTGTTGGGCTTTGGGCTTTTTCCACAATTCGACGGCCTTTGGAAATGTTTAGGTTAATTGGATCTTCTGAAGTCAATGGTCGGGAAGACCCTGGAAACTATTCTTTGATTGGGAACACTTCAGGGGTTGGTGGGCCAAGAGAAGAAGCCCATGTTGCTTCTAACGGAATCATGAGCACTGTTGCGTCACTTAAGGAAAAACCTTTGAGTTTGAATTTGTCGATAGCTGGAGGTCCTTCACCAGCCAAACAGAATTACAGAGCAACAGTTTCTCTTCCTGTCATGAGCCGGCATTTTAGATCCGTCTCGTCTAAGTCTGATGTTAGAGACCGCACATCATGTGCTTTGGATAACACCAACTCAATTCAGGAGAAAGATCACACATACAATACTCCTTGTGTGCAAATTGCTCAGACTGACGTTAGGTCAGATAAGCGCAAAACAACCGAGTTCGGCAGTGATGTGCAATCACGTTTGAATAGTGAATTTAACGAAGTCGATCCTCACAGGAATGAAATTAACAGTGATACTCAAGAAAGAGACTGCCTTGGTATTGGCTCTGATATTAGTTTGTTAGTTTGTGAAGCTGGAAATAATGTTACGTCTTCTGTGGATGCAAATGCAGATAGTGCTGGAAAAAAGGATTCAAAAATAGTTGATGAAGGAGCCAATGTCCAGAAATCTCTGGAAATGCAAATCACTACACCCTCAGCTCATTGCTCAG GGAAAGAAGTAGAGGAAGCTCAACTAGACCACGCCGTGGAGTTCGATCCAATCAAACAGCATAGGCATTTTTGCCCCTGGATTATATCAACTGGTAATGTTGCACCTGGGTGGCAACAAACACTCAAGGCTTTAGATCATGAGAAAAACCCTTCCCATCTTACAATCACAAGCTCTCCTCCATCTACACCTATGTTAGAG CTAGATGATCCCATTACTTCAATCAGAAAACTTTTCACGTCTCCATCATCAACAAAGAGAAAGAAGGTCACTTAA
- the LOC113303022 gene encoding protein decapping 5-like isoform X2, with amino-acid sequence MAAEANRSGSGGGSAGSYIGSLISLASKYEIRYEGVLYDINTEESSIGLRNVRSFGTEGRKKDGPQIPPNDKIYEYILFRGSDIKDLQVKSSPVPATPPIDHDPAIIQSHYSHPPAVPTSFPSPVSGPVSDHSSQTSQMGPPAGSSFQGGMPLHQSGGSIGPWGSSPLPPNVNGSGLAMPMYWQGYYPPPTGLSMPPSMQQPMLRPPTGLSMPSSMQQPMQYPNINSSLLSGSTNLPVSSLPDIGSPLLQSSSNHSQPLTSTTLSSTLPLTFSTVHSAALGPDTTSNLIPDKAPVSGYPPAPISASNSFVSPPPNNIFDTIGNGAPTSEKPKNVTGYAAADQKMPQLVNPGASNLTRVEAPVPSLVTPSQILKSGPTAFSSSMSSELAHKDVEVVQTSPPEPPRAPAETQPPILPLPSPPEQRRNAAQYHNYHNHHSYNSYNYRGRGRGRRNGILGAPTKFTEDFDFTAMNEKFNKDEVWGHLGKIAQSKDKEAGENEEDEDYPQDEDVTESSKTDGKPVYVKDDFFDSLSSNALDQERRNGRTKFSEQTFGNFRRHRGGWGGRGPPRGGRSRGYYHGTGNGGYVGGRGRGQAMSGRGYY; translated from the exons ATGGCCGCAGAGGCTAATAGATCTGGTAGTGGTGGTGGATCAGCCGGTTCTTACATCGGAAGTTTAATTAGTTTAGCATCTAAGTATGAAATTCGTTACGAAGGAGTTCTTTACGACATCAATACTGAAGAGTCTAGTATTGGTTTGAGAAATG TAAGATCATTTGGAACAGAAGGACGAAAGAAGGATGGGCCACAAATTCCTCCTAATGACAAGATTTATGAGTATATTCTCTTCCGTGGAAGTGACATCAAG GATTTACAGGTTAAGTCTTCCCCTGTTCCTGCGACGCCACCCATTGATCATGATCCAGCTATTATACAG TCTCACTACTCTCACCCACCAGCCGTACCTACAAGTTTTCCTTCTCCTGTTAGTGGCCCTGTATCAGATCATAGTTCTCAGACTTCTCAAATGGGACCTCCTGCGGGTTCATCATTCCAAGGCGGTATGCCTTTACATCAATCTGGTGGAAGCATAGGTCCTTGGGGGTCATCACCTCTGCCTCCAAATGTGAATGGTAGTGGACTTGCTATGCCAATGTACTGGCAAGGTTACTATCCTCCGCCAACTGGCTTGTCAATGCCTCCCTCCATGCAGCAACCTATGCTTCGACCGCCAACTGGTTTGTCAATGCCTTCCTCCATGCAGCAACCTATGCAATACCCTAACATCAATTCATCTTTGCTATCGGGATCTACAAACTTGCCGGTTTCAAGTTTACCAGATATAGGTTCTCCCCTTCTACAATCTAGTAGTAATCATTCACAACCTTTAACCTCCACTACCCTATCCTCTACTTTGCCTTTGACTTTCTCTACAGTCCATTCTGCTGCATTAGGACCTGACACCACATCAAATCTTATACCAGATAAGGCCCCTGTTTCTGGTTATCCGCCAGCACCAATAAGTGCCAGCAATTCATTTGTCTCTCCTCCACCAAATAACATTTTTGATACAATTGGAAACGGAGCTCCGACCTCTGAGAAACCTAAGAATGTGACTGGGTATGCTGCAGCAGATCAAAAAATGCCCCAATTGGTCAATCCCGGGGCATCAAATTTAACTCGTGTTGAAGCACCAGTTCCTTCCCTGGTAACACCAAGTCAGATACTGAAATCTGGACCCACTGCATTTTCCTCATCGATGTCTTCAGAACTTGCTCATAAAGATGTAGAAGTGGTGCAAACATCACCACCAGAGCCACCTCGAGCTCCAGCTGAAACTCAGCCACCAATATTGCCACTACCTTCGCCACCTGAACAAAGG CGGAATGCAGCTCAGTATCACAATTATCACAACCATCACAGCTATAACAGTTACAATTACAGGGGGcgtggaagaggaagaagaaatgga ATTTTAGGTGCTCCAACTAAATTCACAGAGGACTTTGATTTCACGGCTATGAATGAGAAATTCAACAAAGATGAAGTATGGGGTCATCTTGGTAAAATAGCTCAGTCGAAGGACAAAGAAGCGGGTGAGAATGAAGAGGATGAGGATTATCCTCAAGATGAAGATGTTACCGAGTCATCGAAAACAGATGGAAAG CCTGTTTACGTGAAGGATGACTTCTTTGACTCTCTTTCGAGTAATGCACTTGATCAAGAACGGAGAAATGGAAGGACCAAGTTCTCTGAACAG ACTTTTGGAAATTTTCGGAGGCATCGTGGTGGCTGGGGTGGTCGAGGTCCACCACGAGGTGGACGTTCACGAGGTTACTATCATGGAACAGGGAATGGTGGCTACGTAGGAGGAAGGGGCCGAGGTCAGGCAATGTCTGGACGTGGCTACtactag
- the LOC113303022 gene encoding protein decapping 5-like isoform X1, whose amino-acid sequence MAAEANRSGSGGGSAGSYIGSLISLASKYEIRYEGVLYDINTEESSIGLRNVRSFGTEGRKKDGPQIPPNDKIYEYILFRGSDIKDLQVKSSPVPATPPIDHDPAIIQSHYSHPPAVPTSFPSPVSGPVSDHSSQTSQMGPPAGSSFQGGMPLHQSGGSIGPWGSSPLPPNVNGSGLAMPMYWQGYYPPPTGLSMPPSMQQPMLRPPTGLSMPSSMQQPMQYPNINSSLLSGSTNLPVSSLPDIGSPLLQSSSNHSQPLTSTTLSSTLPLTFSTVHSAALGPDTTSNLIPDKAPVSGYPPAPISASNSFVSPPPNNIFDTIGNGAPTSEKPKNVTGYAAADQKMPQLVNPGASNLTRVEAPVPSLVTPSQILKSGPTAFSSSMSSELAHKDVEVVQTSPPEPPRAPAETQPPILPLPSPPEQRRNAAQYHNYHNHHSYNSYNYRGRGRGRRNGILGAPTKFTEDFDFTAMNEKFNKDEVWGHLGKIAQSKDKEAGENEEDEDYPQDEDVTESSKTDGKPVYVKDDFFDSLSSNALDQERRNGRTKFSEQVKIDTETFGNFRRHRGGWGGRGPPRGGRSRGYYHGTGNGGYVGGRGRGQAMSGRGYY is encoded by the exons ATGGCCGCAGAGGCTAATAGATCTGGTAGTGGTGGTGGATCAGCCGGTTCTTACATCGGAAGTTTAATTAGTTTAGCATCTAAGTATGAAATTCGTTACGAAGGAGTTCTTTACGACATCAATACTGAAGAGTCTAGTATTGGTTTGAGAAATG TAAGATCATTTGGAACAGAAGGACGAAAGAAGGATGGGCCACAAATTCCTCCTAATGACAAGATTTATGAGTATATTCTCTTCCGTGGAAGTGACATCAAG GATTTACAGGTTAAGTCTTCCCCTGTTCCTGCGACGCCACCCATTGATCATGATCCAGCTATTATACAG TCTCACTACTCTCACCCACCAGCCGTACCTACAAGTTTTCCTTCTCCTGTTAGTGGCCCTGTATCAGATCATAGTTCTCAGACTTCTCAAATGGGACCTCCTGCGGGTTCATCATTCCAAGGCGGTATGCCTTTACATCAATCTGGTGGAAGCATAGGTCCTTGGGGGTCATCACCTCTGCCTCCAAATGTGAATGGTAGTGGACTTGCTATGCCAATGTACTGGCAAGGTTACTATCCTCCGCCAACTGGCTTGTCAATGCCTCCCTCCATGCAGCAACCTATGCTTCGACCGCCAACTGGTTTGTCAATGCCTTCCTCCATGCAGCAACCTATGCAATACCCTAACATCAATTCATCTTTGCTATCGGGATCTACAAACTTGCCGGTTTCAAGTTTACCAGATATAGGTTCTCCCCTTCTACAATCTAGTAGTAATCATTCACAACCTTTAACCTCCACTACCCTATCCTCTACTTTGCCTTTGACTTTCTCTACAGTCCATTCTGCTGCATTAGGACCTGACACCACATCAAATCTTATACCAGATAAGGCCCCTGTTTCTGGTTATCCGCCAGCACCAATAAGTGCCAGCAATTCATTTGTCTCTCCTCCACCAAATAACATTTTTGATACAATTGGAAACGGAGCTCCGACCTCTGAGAAACCTAAGAATGTGACTGGGTATGCTGCAGCAGATCAAAAAATGCCCCAATTGGTCAATCCCGGGGCATCAAATTTAACTCGTGTTGAAGCACCAGTTCCTTCCCTGGTAACACCAAGTCAGATACTGAAATCTGGACCCACTGCATTTTCCTCATCGATGTCTTCAGAACTTGCTCATAAAGATGTAGAAGTGGTGCAAACATCACCACCAGAGCCACCTCGAGCTCCAGCTGAAACTCAGCCACCAATATTGCCACTACCTTCGCCACCTGAACAAAGG CGGAATGCAGCTCAGTATCACAATTATCACAACCATCACAGCTATAACAGTTACAATTACAGGGGGcgtggaagaggaagaagaaatgga ATTTTAGGTGCTCCAACTAAATTCACAGAGGACTTTGATTTCACGGCTATGAATGAGAAATTCAACAAAGATGAAGTATGGGGTCATCTTGGTAAAATAGCTCAGTCGAAGGACAAAGAAGCGGGTGAGAATGAAGAGGATGAGGATTATCCTCAAGATGAAGATGTTACCGAGTCATCGAAAACAGATGGAAAG CCTGTTTACGTGAAGGATGACTTCTTTGACTCTCTTTCGAGTAATGCACTTGATCAAGAACGGAGAAATGGAAGGACCAAGTTCTCTGAACAGGTGAAAATAGACACCGAG ACTTTTGGAAATTTTCGGAGGCATCGTGGTGGCTGGGGTGGTCGAGGTCCACCACGAGGTGGACGTTCACGAGGTTACTATCATGGAACAGGGAATGGTGGCTACGTAGGAGGAAGGGGCCGAGGTCAGGCAATGTCTGGACGTGGCTACtactag